From Dromaius novaehollandiae isolate bDroNov1 chromosome 15, bDroNov1.hap1, whole genome shotgun sequence, a single genomic window includes:
- the CCDC69 gene encoding coiled-coil domain-containing protein 69 isoform X2, which produces MGCRGSSLRCCPAGAEARAAAGRRRLKARQPKGTASRELTALKAENANATPLPEDGKEKATLLEEQRTEIKKILQGHEEEKERLRQVHQAETQRLAQDIKAQVEKGKDLELKEQLSELFNALKREHEGTLQELQRAHDQEKLLLAESHQRSQEALQETIDALNSQLKSFQEKMKRAEESLLSRDYKKHIEEHGSPSPFWEQELESLHFVIEMKNEYIHGLDKKLLNLETVVEQNLLLEEKVKTLQQENEDLHVRTQNHLIMTRQLSEELLAARGALEKESQLREQARREKEELMYRVLNGGDASSFPLPPAEVPLIAT; this is translated from the exons aTGGGCTGCCGCGGCAGCTCCCTGCGCTGCTGCCCCGCCGGCGCCGAGGCGCGGGCTGCCGCCGGCCGG aGACGGCTGAAAGCCCGGCAGCCGAAGGGAACAGCTTCACGGGAGCTGACAGCCTTGAAGGCAGAGAATG CCAATGCCACCCCATTGCCTGAAGATGGGAAGGAGAAAGCCACACTGCTGGAAGAGCAGaggacagagattaaaaaaatccttcaaggacacgaggaggaaaaggagagactgAGACAAGTCCACCAGGCAGAGACCCAGAGACTTGCCCAAGACATCAAAGCCCAG gtggaaaagggaaaagactTGGAGCTGAAGGAGCAACTCTCCGAGCTGTTCAACGCGCTGAAGAGAGAGCATGAAGGGACCCTGCAAG AGCTCCAGAGAGCACACGAccaggagaagctgctgctggcagagtcCCACCAAAGGTCCCAGGAGGCCTTACAG GAGACAATAGATGCCTTGAATTCCCAGCTGAAGTCCTTCCAGGAGAAGATGAAGCGGGCGGAGGAATCGCTGTTGAGCAGAGACTACAAGAAACACATCGAG gagCATGGAAGCCCCAGCCCATtctgggagcaggagctggagagCCTGCACTTTGTCATTGAGATGAAAAATGAGTACATCCATGGCCTGGACAAGAAGCTGCTGAACCTGGAGACTGTG GTGGAGCAGAACTtgctgctggaggagaaggtgaAAACCCTGCAGCAGGAGAACGAGGACCTGCACGTTCGCACCCAGAACCACTTGATCATGACCAG GCAGCTGTCCGAGGAGCTgctggccgcccgcggggccctgGAGAAGGAGTCGCAGCTGCGGGAGCAGGCGCGCCGCGAGAAGGAGGAGCTGATGTACCGCGTGCTGAACGGGGGGGacgcctcctccttccccctccctcccgccgagGTGCCCCTCATCGCCACGTAG
- the CCDC69 gene encoding coiled-coil domain-containing protein 69 isoform X1 → MGLQASSMFHRPPSGRERRLGPLRGQSILPRPHSSSASSPAERGDRKQWGASFKLACKLCASTVAATISSYFSILAWHGTRPLILLSLFQRRLKARQPKGTASRELTALKAENANATPLPEDGKEKATLLEEQRTEIKKILQGHEEEKERLRQVHQAETQRLAQDIKAQVEKGKDLELKEQLSELFNALKREHEGTLQELQRAHDQEKLLLAESHQRSQEALQETIDALNSQLKSFQEKMKRAEESLLSRDYKKHIEEHGSPSPFWEQELESLHFVIEMKNEYIHGLDKKLLNLETVVEQNLLLEEKVKTLQQENEDLHVRTQNHLIMTRQLSEELLAARGALEKESQLREQARREKEELMYRVLNGGDASSFPLPPAEVPLIAT, encoded by the exons ATGGGTTTGCAAGCATCCTCCATGTTTCACAGGCCTCCCAGTGGCCGGGAAAGGAGGCTGGGACCTCTGCGCGGGCAAAGCATCCTACCTCGACCCcacagcagcagtgccagcagcccgGCTGAGAGGGGAGACAGGAAACAGTGGGGTGCAAGCTTCAAGCTTGCCTGCAAGCTGTGTGCATCCACCGTGGCTGCAACTATCAGCAGTTATTTTTCCATCTTGGCATGGCATGGGACCAGGCCTCTcatcctcctctctctcttccagaGACGGCTGAAAGCCCGGCAGCCGAAGGGAACAGCTTCACGGGAGCTGACAGCCTTGAAGGCAGAGAATG CCAATGCCACCCCATTGCCTGAAGATGGGAAGGAGAAAGCCACACTGCTGGAAGAGCAGaggacagagattaaaaaaatccttcaaggacacgaggaggaaaaggagagactgAGACAAGTCCACCAGGCAGAGACCCAGAGACTTGCCCAAGACATCAAAGCCCAG gtggaaaagggaaaagactTGGAGCTGAAGGAGCAACTCTCCGAGCTGTTCAACGCGCTGAAGAGAGAGCATGAAGGGACCCTGCAAG AGCTCCAGAGAGCACACGAccaggagaagctgctgctggcagagtcCCACCAAAGGTCCCAGGAGGCCTTACAG GAGACAATAGATGCCTTGAATTCCCAGCTGAAGTCCTTCCAGGAGAAGATGAAGCGGGCGGAGGAATCGCTGTTGAGCAGAGACTACAAGAAACACATCGAG gagCATGGAAGCCCCAGCCCATtctgggagcaggagctggagagCCTGCACTTTGTCATTGAGATGAAAAATGAGTACATCCATGGCCTGGACAAGAAGCTGCTGAACCTGGAGACTGTG GTGGAGCAGAACTtgctgctggaggagaaggtgaAAACCCTGCAGCAGGAGAACGAGGACCTGCACGTTCGCACCCAGAACCACTTGATCATGACCAG GCAGCTGTCCGAGGAGCTgctggccgcccgcggggccctgGAGAAGGAGTCGCAGCTGCGGGAGCAGGCGCGCCGCGAGAAGGAGGAGCTGATGTACCGCGTGCTGAACGGGGGGGacgcctcctccttccccctccctcccgccgagGTGCCCCTCATCGCCACGTAG